In Solanum lycopersicum chromosome 5, SLM_r2.1, the following are encoded in one genomic region:
- the LOC138348978 gene encoding uncharacterized protein: MPFGLKNADATYVRAMTTIFHDMIHKEIEVYLDDVIIKSRESSDHLTHLRKFFERLRRYNLKLNPAKCAFEVPAGKLLGFIVSRRGIELDPSKIKAIQEFPLPKTRKESYLSNPPLLVPPREGSPLLLYLSVSDSAFGCVLGQHDETGKKEKVIYYISKKFTPYESRYTLLERTCCAVTWLAQKLRHYLSSYTTYLISRIDPLKVIFQKAMPTGKLAKWQMLLSAFDIVYVTQKAIKAQALADHLAENPVDEEYKPLRTYFHNEEVSFVGEDISEAYQGWRLFFDGAANHQGKGVGAVLVSKSGQHYPMAAKLRFNCANNMAEYKACILGLKMAIDMNVYELLVIGDSDLLIHQVQGEWAVKNSKIVPYVQYVQNLCKRFCKIEFRHTPRIQNELVDALATIASMIKHPDTDYIDPLDIDLKQHPVHCSHVESEPDDLPWYFDIKRYLESGTYPEDATSNQKKSIRRMVLNFFLNGEVLYRRTPDLGLLRCVDAAEPMRLIEQIHAGVCGTHMNGLTLARKVLRADYSSKVNSLSPQMNGVVQAANKNIKKILRKMIDKQRGWHEMLPYALLGYRTTVRTSTGATPYLLVYGTEAVVPVEVEIPSLRIIQEAELSNAEWVYSFALKSAEFTRRMNTESSQREENYLQNQ; encoded by the exons ATGCCGTTCGGCCTCAAAAACGCCGATGCCACTTACGTGAGAGCCATGACGACTATTTTCCATGACATGattcacaaggaaattgaagtgtacCTGGACGATGTCATTATCAAATCCCGCGAGAGTTCAGATCATTTGACACACTTGAGAAAATTCTTTGAGCGTTTGCGTCGATATAACTTGAAGCTAAATCCCGCCAAATGCGCTTTTGAAGTCCCAGCTGGGAAGTTGTTGGGGTTCATAGTCAGCAGAAGAGGCATTGAGCTTGACCCCTCAAAGATcaaagcaattcaagagtttCCTCTGCCGAAaacgagaaaagag AGCTATTTGTCTAACCCACCATTATTGGTTCCTCCACGAGAGGGGAGTCCTTTGTTGTTGTATTTGTCTGTTTCGGATAGTGCCTTTGGAtgtgtacttggtcaacacgacgagacagGGAAGAAGGAAAAGGTTATCTACTACATAAGCAAGAAATTTACTCCGTACGAGTCTCGGTACACTTTACTGGAGAGAACATGTTGCGCCGTGACGTGGCTTGCCCAGAAATTGAGGCACTACTTGTCTTCATATACTACATATCTTATTTCCAGAATAGATCCATTGAAGGTCATTTTCCAAAAAGCGATGCCGACTGGAAAGTTAGCTAAATGGCAAATGTTGTTGAGTGCGTTCGatattgtgtatgtgactcagaaggcaataaaggcacaagctttggccgatcatcttgcagaaaatccCGTTGACGAAGAATATAAACCTCTTAGGACGTATTTTCacaatgaagaagtgtcatttgtgggtgaagatatttctgaagcGTATCaaggttggagattattctttgacGGAGCGGCGAATCACCAAGGTAAAGGTGTTGGAGCAGTCCTAGTATCAAaatctggtcagcactatcctatgGCAGCTAAACTACGATTCAATTGCGCAAACAACATGGCTGAATACAAAGCTTGTATTcttggtttgaaaatggccattgacatgaatgtttacgagttactggttattggagattcagaccttttgattcatcaggttcaaggagaatgggctgtgaaaaactcaaaaattgtACCTTACGTACAGTATGTGCAAAATCTGTGTAAAAGGTTTTgcaagatcgagttcagacacACTCCcagaatacaaaatgaattagttgatgctcttgccaccatcgcttcgATGATCAAACATCCGGATACTGATTACATCGACCCGCTGGATATAGATTTGAAGCaacatccagtccattgttcGCACGTTGAATCAGAACCAGACGAtttgccttggtattttgacATAAAGAGATACTTGGAGTCTGGGACATATCCAGAAGATGCTACATCTAATCAGAAGAAGTCGATACGTCGTATGGTTCTCAATTTCTTTCTGAATGGAGAAGTCCTgtataggaggactccagatttgggtcttttGAGATGTGTGGATGCTGCTGAACCTATgaggcttattgaacagatacacGCTGGAGTTTGCGGCACACACATGAACGGGCTTACTTTGGCAAGAAAGGTTCTTCGAGCTG attattcatCGAAAGTCAACAGCTTATCGCCCCAAATGAACGGAGTTGTACAAGCCGCcaacaaaaatatcaagaagattttgaggaaaatgattgacaaacagcggggttggcatgaaatgttgccaTATGCTTTGCTAGGTTATCGAACGACGGTCAGAACATCGACTGgggctactccatacttgctagtatatGGAACAGAGGCAGTCGTGcctgttgaagtcgagataccgtcattgcggatcatccaagaagctgaatTAAGTAACGCCGAATGG gtttatagTTTTGCTTTGAAATCGGCCGAATTCACCCGACGGATGAATACGGAGAGCTctcaaagagaagaaaactatctccaaaaCCAGTGA
- the LOC109120307 gene encoding uncharacterized protein, with protein MSSPWPFVAWGMDVISSIESTASNGHRFILVAIDYFTKWVEATPYKSSTAYRPQMNRAVEAANKNIKKILRKMIDKQRGWHEMLPYAFLGYRTTVRTSTWATPYLLVYGTEAVVPVEVEIPSLRIIQEAELSNAEWLSKQIDQLALIDKKRIVAFAMASCTDRE; from the exons atgagttcaccttggccatttgtagcttggggaatggatgtcatcaGTTCTATAGAGTCTACCGCTTCTAATGGACAtagattcattttggttgccattgattatttcaccaagtgggtggaagcaaccccttacaagtcg TCAACTGCTTATCGCCCCCAAATGAACAGAGCTGTAGAAGCCGCcaacaaaaatatcaagaagattttgaggaaaatgattgacaaacagcggggttggcatgaaatgttgccaTATGCTTTTCTAGGTTATCGAACGACGGTCAGAACATCGACTTgggctactccatacttgctagtatatGGAACAGAGGCAGTCGTGcctgttgaagtcgagataccgtcattgcggatcatccaagaagctgaatTAAGTAACGCCGAATGGCTTAGCAAACAGATTGATCAACTAGCCTTAATTGATAAGAAGAGAATAGTTGCGTTTGCCATGGCAAGTTGTACAGACAGAGAATGA